The following coding sequences are from one Bifidobacterium sp. window:
- a CDS encoding alpha/beta hydrolase-fold protein, translating into MIDWLLHIHLLRGWLPTLWLFITAIVLLATFVMQLGSKHRKKILWQILIGLLSGAAGYFVTWLISDVFVVFGVSLGIRVITVISLGIGSLGYLIAVLVMNHGIRRVISIIAIPILVLFTLLRVNMVYGEFILFSSVFGVPVYKTLNLETVHHASMSVAQWDALAAANKAPAHPNKGEVRSITIAGTKSGFNPRPADIYLPPAALSAHPPKLPVLVMLGGQPGSPDRFFTASDISKVLDAYASAHHGLAPIVVSPDQNGSTRNNSLCINSPVVGNVETYLTVDVTNWITKELPVSTATDQWGIGGFSQGGTCATQLGPRHPKLYGHMLPIDGEIAPTQGSREEMINRYFNGDEKAYKEQIPIVAIQQHAPSTQTMFSVAGDQDSRSTGNIHAIGRAGVEAGMTVKTVVTAHSGHDWNTVKTALPPAIDWLSAQMGLGTMTKDLNDYPNITVVTP; encoded by the coding sequence ATGATCGATTGGCTGCTGCATATACACCTGCTCAGAGGCTGGCTACCAACGCTGTGGTTATTCATTACTGCTATCGTCTTACTAGCCACATTCGTCATGCAACTAGGTTCCAAGCATCGTAAAAAAATTCTGTGGCAGATTCTTATCGGCTTATTATCTGGCGCTGCTGGCTATTTTGTAACCTGGCTCATTTCCGATGTATTTGTTGTTTTTGGCGTCAGCCTTGGAATCCGTGTCATCACTGTAATCAGTCTGGGAATTGGCTCCCTTGGATATCTCATCGCAGTATTGGTAATGAATCACGGTATTCGCCGCGTTATTTCCATAATCGCCATACCAATTCTGGTGTTATTTACACTACTCAGGGTAAATATGGTGTATGGAGAATTCATTCTCTTTAGCAGCGTTTTTGGTGTACCAGTGTACAAAACACTAAATCTTGAAACCGTGCATCATGCAAGCATGAGCGTCGCCCAGTGGGATGCCCTCGCTGCAGCGAATAAAGCGCCAGCACACCCTAACAAGGGAGAAGTGCGCTCCATAACTATTGCAGGCACCAAATCAGGTTTCAATCCCAGACCAGCAGACATCTACTTGCCACCTGCTGCTTTGAGCGCGCACCCACCAAAACTTCCGGTGCTTGTGATGCTCGGCGGTCAACCAGGAAGTCCCGACCGATTCTTTACTGCCAGCGATATCTCAAAGGTATTAGATGCATATGCCAGTGCGCACCACGGGCTAGCCCCCATTGTGGTTTCACCAGATCAAAATGGTTCAACCAGAAACAACAGCTTGTGCATCAATTCGCCGGTTGTTGGCAATGTTGAAACCTATCTCACAGTGGATGTGACCAACTGGATCACCAAAGAACTCCCTGTCTCGACTGCCACGGACCAATGGGGTATTGGAGGCTTTTCACAAGGCGGCACTTGTGCAACTCAACTAGGGCCACGCCATCCTAAACTCTATGGACATATGCTCCCCATTGACGGCGAAATTGCACCTACTCAGGGTTCTCGTGAAGAGATGATAAACCGCTACTTTAACGGCGATGAAAAGGCTTATAAAGAACAAATTCCTATTGTGGCAATTCAACAGCATGCACCTTCTACACAAACCATGTTCAGCGTCGCAGGCGACCAAGATTCACGATCGACCGGCAATATTCATGCCATAGGCCGAGCAGGGGTTGAGGCTGGAATGACAGTAAAAACGGTGGTGACCGCACATTCAGGGCATGATTGGAACACCGTAAAAACTGCTCTTCCCCCAGCTATTGATTGGCTCAGCGCACAGATGGGGCTTGGAACCATGACAAAGGACCTCAACGATTATCCGAATATCACCGTAGTCACCCCATGA
- the rpmF gene encoding 50S ribosomal protein L32, translated as MALPKYKKSRANTHARRSQWKAETAQLITVRTPEGENVIVPQHLAAAARKGKLKL; from the coding sequence ATGGCATTACCAAAGTATAAGAAGTCACGGGCTAATACTCATGCCAGACGCTCTCAGTGGAAGGCAGAAACAGCACAGCTAATAACCGTGCGCACTCCTGAAGGCGAAAATGTGATTGTTCCACAGCATCTAGCAGCCGCGGCACGAAAAGGAAAGCTCAAGCTCTAG
- a CDS encoding ribosomal protein bL36 — MKVKSSVRSLARKDGSVIVRRRGHIYVINKKHPNLKARQG, encoded by the coding sequence ATGAAAGTGAAATCATCTGTACGATCTTTGGCACGCAAAGATGGCTCGGTAATTGTGCGCAGGCGCGGACATATTTACGTCATCAATAAGAAGCATCCAAATCTGAAAGCGAGACAGGGCTGA
- a CDS encoding type B 50S ribosomal protein L31 — protein sequence MKQHIHPTYGYVVFRDQSANTMMLTRSTLAAKADSLPTVRWNDGKEYPLVNVEVSSASHPFYTGKNIVLDAAGQVQKFNQRYRRSSPQRDGSES from the coding sequence ATGAAACAACATATTCACCCAACTTACGGTTATGTCGTATTCCGCGACCAATCGGCAAACACTATGATGTTGACTCGCTCAACACTGGCCGCAAAAGCGGATTCGCTACCGACCGTGCGATGGAACGACGGCAAAGAATACCCACTAGTTAATGTGGAAGTATCTTCAGCCAGCCACCCCTTCTACACCGGCAAGAATATAGTGCTCGATGCGGCAGGACAAGTGCAGAAATTCAATCAGCGTTACCGCAGAAGCTCACCACAGCGCGATGGGAGCGAATCATGA
- the rpsN gene encoding 30S ribosomal protein S14, with protein MAKTSKINKQLRRQSLVERYAERRAQYKRDSVNPHLSQEEREQAMAKLHALPRDASPTRLRNRDAIDGRPRGYLRKFGLSRINLREMAHRGELPGVTKSSW; from the coding sequence ATGGCAAAAACCAGCAAAATTAATAAGCAACTACGCAGACAAAGCCTTGTAGAACGCTATGCGGAGCGAAGGGCTCAATATAAACGTGATAGCGTTAACCCTCATCTCAGTCAAGAAGAGCGCGAACAAGCAATGGCTAAACTCCACGCACTCCCCCGCGACGCAAGCCCAACACGTTTACGCAACAGGGATGCGATAGATGGCCGTCCACGCGGATATCTAAGAAAATTTGGCCTTTCACGCATCAACCTTAGAGAAATGGCTCATCGCGGCGAATTGCCAGGAGTAACCAAATCCAGCTGGTAA
- the rpmG gene encoding 50S ribosomal protein L33, which yields MASKSSEIRPVITLRSTEGTGFTYTTRKNRRNTPDRVELLKYDPIVRRRVIFRETR from the coding sequence ATGGCCTCAAAGTCAAGCGAGATTCGTCCGGTTATCACCCTGAGATCAACCGAAGGAACTGGTTTTACCTACACCACAAGAAAAAATAGAAGAAATACACCCGATAGAGTTGAGCTCTTGAAATACGACCCGATTGTGCGACGTCGGGTTATTTTCCGCGAAACACGTTGA
- the rpmB gene encoding 50S ribosomal protein L28, with protein MTKSCQVLGTHASYGNSISHSHQATRRKFQPNLQQKRYWVPSLGRHITLQVSAKGIKTIDRRGIESIVAQLQSRGELKV; from the coding sequence ATGACCAAATCATGTCAAGTTCTCGGAACTCATGCCAGCTACGGCAACTCCATATCCCATTCCCATCAAGCAACCCGCAGAAAATTCCAGCCGAACCTTCAACAAAAACGCTATTGGGTGCCTTCTCTAGGGCGACATATCACGTTGCAAGTCTCGGCCAAAGGCATCAAAACTATTGACCGCCGTGGAATCGAGTCCATAGTTGCGCAATTACAGTCACGCGGTGAGTTGAAAGTCTGA
- a CDS encoding metal ABC transporter solute-binding protein, Zn/Mn family → MSLSAFFNSTRGTAAKRVLAACVAIAALSGTAACGSAANTATSSTSSDSKISVIASINQWGSVARDLGGNKVDVTSIMTNTNVEAHEYEPTSSDIAKFTSAKVVVVNGADYDPWASKAASSTKATLVNAAETDGKKSGDNPHVWFSAAVRSSAADAITKAYEKAMPEQKSYFAGLNTEWKAKEQKLEATIKQSSSKLKGTNYAATESVAWYLADDLGMNDVTPSGYAQASANESEPSPADIKEYQEALATGNIKMLVFNSQEADSVTDQITSAAKKNNVPIVNLTEQMPKQYTDLLDWMNALVTSFANSIE, encoded by the coding sequence ATGTCGTTATCGGCATTCTTCAATTCAACAAGAGGAACAGCAGCAAAGCGTGTGTTAGCAGCTTGTGTTGCCATTGCAGCATTATCGGGGACTGCAGCCTGCGGATCAGCGGCAAACACAGCGACATCGAGTACATCCTCGGATTCGAAGATTAGTGTTATTGCCAGTATCAATCAATGGGGCTCTGTAGCTCGTGATTTAGGTGGTAACAAAGTTGATGTTACGTCGATTATGACTAATACCAACGTTGAAGCACATGAGTATGAACCAACCAGCTCGGATATTGCGAAGTTCACGTCAGCAAAGGTTGTTGTGGTGAACGGTGCCGATTACGATCCTTGGGCTTCGAAAGCAGCATCATCCACAAAGGCAACCTTGGTCAATGCGGCAGAAACGGACGGTAAGAAGTCCGGTGACAATCCGCACGTATGGTTCTCCGCAGCAGTTCGTAGCTCTGCAGCCGATGCGATTACCAAGGCATATGAGAAGGCCATGCCCGAGCAGAAGAGTTACTTCGCCGGACTTAACACTGAGTGGAAAGCCAAAGAGCAGAAGCTTGAAGCTACTATCAAACAGTCCAGCAGCAAGCTCAAAGGCACCAATTACGCAGCTACGGAATCGGTTGCTTGGTACTTGGCTGATGATCTGGGTATGAATGACGTCACTCCAAGCGGTTATGCGCAAGCTTCAGCAAATGAAAGCGAACCGTCGCCAGCTGACATCAAGGAATATCAAGAGGCATTGGCAACAGGAAATATTAAAATGTTGGTCTTTAACTCGCAGGAAGCCGATTCAGTAACTGACCAAATCACTTCCGCTGCAAAGAAGAACAATGTCCCAATTGTGAATCTCACCGAGCAGATGCCAAAGCAATATACTGATCTACTCGATTGGATGAATGCTCTGGTTACTTCCTTCGCAAATAGCATTGAATAG
- a CDS encoding LTA synthase family protein → MLSFLRRRKTGDNNATEQPSEVIHQQKTVPDSEQNVASSGNGPEPTLVLAKTRFSTWTYVALFVILDIIGVGLLQWGVTISSSRVALSSPLIGFWGFISSMWSEGRFVFILNLIILSMIYLIILMICNRFWVASPIFLTICAGVAVAEHLKAVSRYEAIMPADLNFLQSNTGNIVSFLPAGAQWTIVWAVVSIVVLIALCVFINRMDLRRGRVFTTSDKRIGAICRVMFILVPAMALTLFAQSVSTVGTWSYSMSKTMGDIPSMWDSVYDAQRNGTLVAFMRQLNPKVMDEPSGYSEANMKKVAKRYQQEAEQINTSRSSYLNDSTVIYVLSESFSDPTRVPGISINKDPMPNIRSIKQQTTSGLMLSSGYGGGTANLEFQQITGLSMANFDASLTSPYQQLVPSLSWTPTINQIWGSSKNSLAFHPYESSMYSRAVNYKKFGFSNFYTLDGENQIQYQNKIDQSPYVSDESAYNSALGKITSGNTSQFLQIITMQNHMPYNNWYNNNEFKVTASTGASALGSDETMSIDTYAKGVSITDTATKSFLNSLNAIDKPITVVFYGDHLPGIYTTAGADANNSLALHETDYFIWSNDASTSSDTKLQGSNFSSPNFFMAQTAEHMNAKVSPYLAFLTQLHSKIAAMEPPVVNQIQGWDRIPEGQTIYLDNSGNPMDATTFDAKTKQLVNDYKLIQYDITAGNHYLQGTGFMTAPSKASEEKAAKAAAAKAAKEAQKAAEKQSASQQAQPSESTTSSSSESSAGQTSTSGK, encoded by the coding sequence ATGCTTAGCTTTCTACGGCGTCGCAAGACTGGGGATAACAATGCAACGGAGCAACCATCAGAGGTGATTCATCAACAGAAGACTGTTCCTGATAGCGAGCAGAATGTTGCTTCATCAGGTAATGGACCTGAACCCACCTTGGTGTTGGCCAAGACACGATTCTCAACGTGGACGTATGTGGCGCTTTTCGTAATCTTAGATATTATTGGCGTTGGCTTGTTGCAATGGGGCGTTACTATTTCAAGCTCTCGTGTCGCTCTATCGAGCCCACTCATTGGCTTTTGGGGATTCATCTCTAGTATGTGGAGTGAAGGGCGCTTTGTCTTCATTCTTAATTTGATCATTCTGAGTATGATTTATCTGATCATTCTGATGATTTGTAATCGATTTTGGGTTGCTTCTCCAATATTTCTGACTATTTGTGCCGGCGTAGCCGTTGCTGAACATCTCAAAGCAGTTTCACGGTACGAAGCAATCATGCCCGCTGATTTGAACTTTCTACAATCAAATACCGGTAATATTGTCAGCTTTTTGCCGGCGGGAGCACAGTGGACAATAGTCTGGGCAGTGGTGTCTATAGTAGTGCTGATCGCCTTATGCGTATTTATTAACCGCATGGACCTGCGCAGAGGCAGAGTATTTACCACATCTGATAAACGTATCGGTGCTATTTGCAGAGTCATGTTTATTTTGGTGCCAGCCATGGCCTTGACGTTATTTGCTCAGTCTGTAAGTACCGTAGGCACTTGGTCGTATTCAATGTCGAAAACAATGGGCGATATCCCATCAATGTGGGACTCTGTTTACGATGCTCAGCGTAATGGGACGCTTGTGGCTTTCATGCGCCAACTTAATCCAAAGGTGATGGACGAGCCCAGCGGATACAGCGAAGCCAACATGAAAAAAGTGGCAAAACGATATCAGCAAGAAGCAGAACAAATCAACACTTCTCGGAGCAGTTATCTCAATGACAGCACCGTGATTTATGTGTTGTCAGAGTCCTTCTCCGATCCGACGAGGGTTCCTGGAATCTCCATCAATAAAGACCCAATGCCGAATATCCGGTCAATTAAGCAACAAACGACAAGCGGTTTGATGCTCTCCTCAGGTTATGGCGGTGGCACCGCGAATCTCGAGTTTCAGCAGATTACCGGTTTAAGCATGGCAAATTTCGATGCCTCGTTGACCAGCCCCTACCAACAGTTAGTGCCATCGCTCTCATGGACTCCAACTATTAATCAAATTTGGGGCAGCTCAAAAAATTCTTTGGCCTTCCACCCCTATGAGTCCTCGATGTATTCGCGTGCAGTGAACTACAAGAAATTCGGTTTCTCGAATTTCTATACGCTCGACGGTGAGAATCAGATCCAATATCAGAACAAGATTGATCAGTCTCCATATGTAAGCGATGAATCTGCCTACAACAGTGCTCTTGGGAAAATCACGTCGGGGAATACCAGTCAGTTCCTGCAAATCATTACTATGCAGAACCATATGCCTTACAACAACTGGTATAACAACAACGAGTTTAAGGTAACAGCATCGACGGGTGCGAGTGCTCTGGGGAGTGACGAAACCATGTCAATTGACACCTATGCTAAAGGTGTCAGCATTACTGATACCGCTACCAAGTCTTTCTTGAATTCATTGAATGCAATTGATAAGCCTATAACTGTGGTGTTCTATGGCGATCATTTACCAGGAATCTACACCACTGCTGGAGCAGATGCCAATAACTCCTTAGCATTACATGAGACGGACTATTTCATCTGGTCCAACGATGCTTCAACATCGAGTGATACGAAGCTCCAGGGGAGTAACTTTTCTTCGCCGAACTTCTTTATGGCTCAAACCGCTGAGCATATGAATGCTAAGGTGTCGCCATACTTAGCTTTCCTGACTCAACTGCATAGCAAGATTGCTGCGATGGAGCCTCCTGTTGTTAATCAAATTCAGGGTTGGGACAGAATTCCAGAGGGACAGACTATATATCTCGATAATTCTGGGAATCCAATGGACGCTACGACTTTCGATGCCAAGACTAAACAATTGGTCAACGACTATAAGTTGATTCAATATGACATCACTGCAGGTAATCACTACTTGCAAGGAACTGGTTTTATGACAGCACCGTCAAAGGCCAGTGAAGAAAAGGCTGCGAAGGCGGCAGCGGCTAAGGCAGCTAAAGAGGCACAAAAGGCGGCTGAAAAGCAGAGCGCAAGCCAACAAGCACAGCCCAGTGAATCCACTACCTCGTCAAGTAGTGAATCTAGTGCCGGACAGACCTCCACAAGCGGTAAATAA
- a CDS encoding TIGR03943 family putative permease subunit, whose amino-acid sequence MSTTLTPLTVTEPKTAKLLNRIEGFCLLLLATSISLLIITGRYRSFVTPRSLPYMILAIVVVVALAIGAFNGVFSANANTLLASFTLLVIPSLLFLLPISSSQSLQAFAGSRAIAISNTSNTSSLPGLDTKRKMITISNDDYGFWYNQIDKHADSYLGYTIIVNGQVSTSTSLGKGQYSAGRMLMTCCVLDMTAFGFTIDASQTAVPQTDSWVHITGTLERGRIGSASQHYEGLVLKATSVSTTDSATGYFYYA is encoded by the coding sequence ATGAGCACCACTCTTACACCACTCACAGTCACAGAGCCTAAGACCGCAAAACTACTTAATCGTATTGAAGGCTTCTGCCTGCTATTACTGGCCACATCCATAAGTCTGCTCATCATTACGGGCCGCTATCGATCTTTCGTAACACCGCGAAGCTTGCCATATATGATACTTGCGATCGTAGTAGTTGTTGCTCTTGCAATAGGAGCATTTAATGGCGTGTTCTCTGCGAATGCTAATACCCTGCTGGCAAGCTTCACCCTACTGGTAATTCCCTCACTGCTATTTTTGCTGCCGATATCATCGTCACAGTCATTACAAGCTTTCGCTGGCAGTCGAGCTATCGCAATATCCAATACGAGCAACACCTCGTCACTTCCTGGATTAGATACCAAGCGCAAAATGATCACCATCAGTAATGATGATTATGGTTTTTGGTACAACCAGATTGATAAGCATGCTGATAGTTATCTCGGCTACACCATCATCGTTAATGGACAAGTCAGCACCAGTACCTCACTAGGAAAAGGACAGTACTCTGCTGGACGCATGCTGATGACCTGCTGCGTTCTAGACATGACAGCCTTTGGCTTTACCATTGATGCCAGCCAGACTGCAGTACCCCAAACGGACAGTTGGGTACATATCACAGGAACCCTAGAACGCGGACGAATAGGTAGCGCATCACAACACTACGAAGGATTAGTCCTCAAAGCAACATCAGTGAGCACAACAGACTCAGCAACCGGCTATTTCTACTACGCTTAG
- a CDS encoding permease produces MRSRFQFSFQTFLLGIFLVGGIIVASPLIDTSGFPMTIILTGVVGLLLQALPFLLIGILISAAVETFVTQEFIEAHFPKSTVLGMLVALFAGFCIPVCDCATVPVFSRLHSKGVPLPAAIVFLCAAPVINPIVIWSTWFAFPDSPLMTISRVSFGVLVALLVGISFVIVPANHQLLRDIESDSTMRITTHATAPLSAVDNCGVCVNTPDVACTHHALHSDNHVKESTHSNFSNHARNYLQHIHDDLYTILPYMMMGIVVASSVRAFAGSSAPSWLQGYGTPVAIIAMMALAFLSSLCSSSDAVIARSISTLFPTPAILGFLVFGPIMDLKNVLMLRSMFTRRFVWRLGITVSIICFSLMLIVAAIQGVIG; encoded by the coding sequence ATGCGCAGCAGATTCCAGTTTAGCTTTCAAACATTCCTTCTAGGTATCTTCCTAGTTGGGGGAATTATCGTTGCCTCACCACTGATTGACACCTCTGGCTTCCCAATGACCATCATTCTTACAGGTGTGGTTGGTTTGTTGTTACAGGCACTGCCATTCCTGTTGATAGGCATACTCATCTCAGCGGCAGTCGAAACTTTTGTCACCCAAGAGTTCATAGAAGCCCACTTCCCGAAATCCACTGTGCTGGGTATGTTAGTAGCGCTGTTTGCAGGATTCTGTATCCCTGTGTGCGACTGTGCCACAGTGCCAGTATTTTCACGTTTGCACAGCAAGGGTGTACCACTGCCTGCTGCGATAGTCTTTCTTTGCGCAGCTCCTGTTATCAATCCGATTGTCATATGGTCAACGTGGTTTGCATTCCCAGACTCCCCCTTGATGACCATCAGCAGAGTCAGTTTTGGCGTCCTTGTTGCTCTCCTCGTGGGCATTAGCTTCGTTATTGTTCCTGCCAATCACCAGTTACTTCGCGACATCGAAAGCGACAGCACCATGAGGATCACTACTCATGCAACTGCTCCGCTCTCAGCAGTTGACAATTGTGGAGTTTGCGTCAACACACCTGATGTTGCCTGCACTCATCATGCCCTGCACTCAGATAACCATGTCAAAGAGTCGACGCACAGCAACTTCAGCAATCATGCCCGCAACTATCTACAGCACATACATGATGATCTCTACACCATCCTCCCCTACATGATGATGGGTATTGTGGTCGCATCCAGCGTACGAGCATTCGCTGGGTCATCAGCACCGTCGTGGTTGCAAGGATATGGAACACCAGTAGCCATTATTGCGATGATGGCCTTGGCGTTTCTTAGTTCGTTATGCTCATCTTCAGATGCAGTAATTGCACGTAGTATCAGTACGCTATTTCCCACTCCTGCAATTCTAGGTTTCTTGGTATTCGGTCCAATAATGGACTTGAAGAATGTGTTGATGCTTCGTTCCATGTTTACACGTCGTTTTGTGTGGAGACTGGGAATCACAGTAAGTATTATCTGTTTTTCTCTGATGCTCATAGTTGCCGCTATCCAAGGAGTGATCGGATGA
- a CDS encoding MarR family winged helix-turn-helix transcriptional regulator, translating to MNDETSNKDIAIDSTANDDKERDSNSANDPRLLEDIVSIEYESLLLGKKLTRIAGFRDPQIGILDRSAYILLVSLEHQAMSISELSEVTGLDASTLNRQTAAMRRDGIIERIADPDGGLARKFTISDKGAERLEKQRHRNLGALSTVLADWSTSEISNFAAALTKFNQSVFDRVSVKGGKLQARKHTEQE from the coding sequence ATGAACGATGAGACCTCCAATAAGGACATTGCCATCGACTCCACTGCCAATGACGACAAGGAACGCGACAGCAACAGCGCGAACGATCCTCGCTTGTTGGAAGACATCGTTTCTATAGAATACGAATCTTTGTTGCTCGGCAAAAAACTCACCCGAATTGCCGGATTCCGAGATCCTCAAATTGGTATTCTCGACCGAAGTGCATATATTCTCTTGGTCAGTCTTGAACACCAAGCAATGAGCATCAGCGAGCTCAGTGAGGTAACCGGACTCGACGCATCTACACTCAACCGTCAGACCGCAGCAATGAGACGTGACGGGATTATTGAACGAATAGCAGACCCCGATGGAGGCCTTGCCAGAAAGTTCACTATTTCCGATAAAGGAGCCGAAAGACTTGAAAAACAACGGCACAGAAACCTTGGCGCACTCTCCACAGTGCTTGCTGACTGGTCAACAAGTGAAATATCCAATTTCGCTGCTGCACTGACGAAATTCAACCAATCGGTATTCGACAGAGTCAGTGTCAAAGGCGGAAAACTTCAAGCACGCAAACACACGGAGCAAGAGTGA
- a CDS encoding MFS transporter, with amino-acid sequence MQNSKQQAITQHTSKPGVILAVLAAAGITSSLTQTLVIPLVGELPKLFAADPSVTAWAVTITLLTGAVGMPILGKLADTYGKRRMLLIALLPLIVGSVICATAPNITMMILGRGLQGIATGMVPLGISLLHDVLPPKRVGTAIALMSSSMGIGGALGLPASAAVIQYVSWRGLFWIDFAIAGIIFVLIFVLIPKPHHTPIYAPFDFLGAIGLGGALLCLLLGIIKGSSWGWSSAGIIGLFVGAVVLTLLWGWWELRHTNPLVDLRITRRRNVLVTNIASIFIGFAMYAQSLLLPQLMELPTSTGYGLGQTMLQMGLWMAPSGFAMMAVSSLGAKLTARRGAKTTLICGALVMAVGYGCASLLMHSLIGLMISSCIGSMGTGLAFGAMPTLIMNGVPPTEKASSNSFNTVMRSIGTSVSSAVIAAILAGTSITVRGSSIPTLTGFRTGLLAGCLMAIIAAVIALLISAKSQRNAR; translated from the coding sequence ATGCAGAATTCTAAACAACAAGCAATCACCCAGCACACGAGCAAACCTGGGGTGATTTTGGCAGTATTAGCTGCCGCTGGAATAACGTCGTCATTGACGCAAACCTTAGTGATACCACTTGTCGGTGAGCTACCGAAGCTATTTGCTGCCGACCCCTCGGTGACCGCATGGGCAGTAACGATTACCTTGTTGACTGGGGCGGTAGGGATGCCAATTCTTGGCAAATTGGCAGATACCTATGGCAAACGGCGAATGCTACTTATCGCGTTACTGCCTCTGATTGTAGGTTCGGTGATTTGCGCTACAGCACCGAACATCACGATGATGATACTCGGCAGAGGATTGCAAGGCATTGCCACAGGTATGGTGCCGCTTGGCATCAGCTTGCTCCATGATGTGTTGCCACCTAAGCGGGTAGGTACAGCAATTGCATTGATGAGCTCATCGATGGGCATCGGTGGTGCGTTAGGATTGCCAGCGTCGGCAGCTGTCATCCAATACGTCAGTTGGCGTGGTCTTTTTTGGATTGATTTCGCTATAGCCGGGATAATATTTGTACTTATTTTTGTACTGATTCCAAAGCCTCATCACACCCCGATATATGCCCCCTTTGATTTCTTGGGTGCGATTGGGTTGGGCGGAGCATTGCTGTGCCTCTTGCTAGGCATCATCAAGGGTAGTTCATGGGGTTGGTCGAGTGCCGGAATCATTGGACTTTTTGTCGGTGCTGTGGTGCTGACTTTGCTCTGGGGTTGGTGGGAGCTACGGCACACTAATCCTTTAGTGGATTTGCGTATTACCAGAAGAAGAAATGTTCTGGTTACTAACATCGCCTCGATTTTCATCGGATTCGCTATGTATGCTCAATCGTTACTACTGCCTCAACTGATGGAGTTGCCAACATCCACGGGTTATGGACTTGGACAAACTATGCTCCAAATGGGACTTTGGATGGCACCAAGCGGTTTCGCAATGATGGCAGTCTCTTCGCTTGGCGCAAAGCTCACGGCAAGGCGAGGAGCCAAAACCACTTTAATCTGTGGAGCGCTGGTAATGGCTGTAGGTTATGGCTGTGCAAGCCTGCTGATGCATTCACTGATCGGACTGATGATTTCCTCGTGTATCGGCAGTATGGGAACTGGACTGGCGTTTGGAGCGATGCCGACTCTTATTATGAATGGAGTGCCCCCAACTGAGAAGGCATCTTCGAACAGCTTTAATACGGTGATGCGCTCAATCGGTACTTCAGTTTCTTCTGCTGTTATCGCGGCAATTCTAGCGGGAACGAGTATTACGGTACGCGGCAGCAGTATTCCTACACTTACAGGATTTAGGACTGGCTTGCTTGCAGGGTGTCTGATGGCCATAATCGCTGCTGTCATCGCGTTGCTTATTAGTGCGAAATCTCAACGTAATGCGCGTTAG